Within the Tachysurus fulvidraco isolate hzauxx_2018 chromosome 3, HZAU_PFXX_2.0, whole genome shotgun sequence genome, the region ggtttctcttaaggttccttcctttaccatctaagcgggtttttcctccccacagtcacctgagtcacctcagacttgctcattggggataaatacatacacatttaaatctatctaatattaatctttatattaatctttataataaccttttgttctatgtttatgttctgtaaagctgacaattgttaaaagcatacaaataaatttgaatcgaattgaaGTGCTTGTGTAATTAAACAGGGTTATTATTAAAGTTATCATcacaacaaatcaaaaactcGACCCATGAACGTGTCGTAGACGATGAATTATTTTTGATGTATAGGGCATAGacatgtttgtttaattttcagtTTTGGGAATGTATTATGACTGGAATTTATTAGGTCTCTACAGAGTAAATATACGCATCTATGTAGCCGCcgtagacttttattttgataagTCTGGTTGTATATGTTTTTTCCACGTTTTCTTCAAGGTCCAATCCCAAAATTAGCTTTTCTCCCTATTTACGTCTACGTCGTATGATAGTGTTTATATACCCTACTTAGTGCACTAGGTTTCCAACAAGCGGTTATTTTGGTAATATAATTTCTACCACctttattattttgtacattttgttatttatgtacATACCGATCAGTAACGTAGTGAGGAGacgacttttattttgaaatgtaggtCGCCGTGTTGTTTCACGCGGCTCGCGGGCTAGTTAATGTTAGCTCGCTCAGCAGAGTGGACACTGTAGACTGGGTGTAAAGTCGCTCACGCAGTGCGAAAGTTTCCGTGGTGTTTAATGAGAGACGTGGTGTTTAATAAGACACGTGGTGTTTCGGTAGTTTCTGACTGAGGTACGACGGGTCTCTGTTTATAGAGTCACTTTAACGAAACAAACAGACGCACGCGCACGGCTGTGAGGCTCAAGGTTAAAGCCTGCGCGAGCGCTGAATGAACCCGTGTGTAAACGGCTCTGAGgagattttaatgtgtgtgttttcaggaacATGTCTGTGTTGGGGAGTTTGTTGAACACCGGGATGTCACTGTGGAGAAGCTCCCTGCAGCTCTGcaccacacacctacacacaggtGAGGGCGTGGAAGCTAATAAGCTAACAGTCACTACAAGGCGTCAGACTGCGTCATAAACCCATCTGCATAATATAAATCTATTCGCAATGATCATATCCATATGAATCGAATCCCTATGATTATTTCTAGATGAATCGAATCCCTGATCATTTCCATATGAATCGAATCTCTATGATTATTTCCATATGAATCGAATCTCTATGATACTTTTCATATGAATCGAATCCCTATGATTATTTCCATATGAATCGAATCTCTATGATACTTTTCATATGAATCGAATCCCTATGATTATTTCCATATGAATCGAATCTCTATGATACTTTTCATATGAATCGAATCCCTATGATTATTTCCATGTGAATCGAATCTCTGATACTTTTCATATGAATCGAATCCCTATGATCATGTTCATATTAATCGAATCCCTATGATCATATGCATATGTtaatatacgtgtgtgtgtgtgtcactagATATTAATCACTCAAATCactttgtttgtatattttctgtCTGAATCTCTCACTTTATAAACCcaatatagtattttaaattttgtaaTAGTAATATAATGAATTATACAATTGGGCTGTTGtaagaaaataatgaacaagaaGGTTGTATGATGAAGCAGAGTGACAGTTGCACACCTCGCCGTCGATTAGCTTTGCTGTTTACACACTGATTACTGCAGATATTGTAGTATTTAATTTCAACACTTTACTATGTGACCAGTCCGAATGGAGAGTTTACAGCAGCACTGTGGGGCAACTGTTAAGAGTAACATAACAGACAGCTTGTCTGTGCGCTCAGTTCTCTTAGAGAACACGTTCACTTGGGATGTTATTGTTAGTGCTAATGGGTTCAGGGTCAGAGGTTCTCCTGGTTTTCCCTGATTTCTTCTTTGTGTTTTAGGAACATGTTTACGTGTACGAATGCATGCCATCCCGCCCCTGAAGCAGGTGGACCGGTGGACGGAAAAGAGGAGCATGTTCGGTGTCTACGACAACATCGGCATTCTGGGTGAGCAGCGTCAACCCCatacacaaaatactgtttgtcAGCAATCAGCCAAGCCCTGCACATCCCTTcagttaccatagcaaccattACTGTCTTATAAAAACTTCTGATTGTCTGGCAGGTGTGCATTCGTTTACCCTTAAGAGATTCGGTCTCATCATCATACtgtgtaaccatgacaacagcGTTTTACTCACCCTCGGTTTACAGGCTGCTGATTGATTTAttacaagtaaataaaataataccaaATTCTGGTACACACAAAGTTTGCATTGGCAAAACAAGAAGAGGTCACCGAACTGTTAAATTAGTAGGAACCAATCACCATAGCAACCGTAATGCATGTCAACAGGGATGAGATGTTTTCATATCATTGAATTGTTCTACTCAGGTGATTTTAAAGCCCATCCCAAACAGCTGATCAAAGGACCTGTTTGGCTGCGTGGTTTCCGTGGTAACGAGTACCAGAGGCTGACACGTAAGAAGAGGATGGTGGGAGATCGCATGATGACGGAGGACAAACTGATACTGGAGAAGAGGCTGCGCTTCCTGTATCGTCGCTTCAACCGCTACGGCAAACAtagatagactgtgtgtgtgcgcgtgtgtgcgcgtgtgttttcagttaaattaggaatgaaataaaaataaatatttatgttacatctgtttattaaaaaaaaaaaaaaagatcaaatgaGGCTCAGTGTGATAATGATTCACTGTAATACAATCATTAGTAGTGACATTAACTTTtagaataataaatagttttacatttaaaaggACGATTCAGCCAAAATAGAAATGTACACAATTTTCAAGGCAAATAAAGCTTTGGGGACGCTTAAAGCTACCAGTTTAGCTGCTTGCCTGAATCAGAAACTTGGTTTGGGtcaaaagaatatatatatatatacaaatatatacaaaaatatatatatattttttaacagaaagTGTCATGATTTAGACTTTTGGATTCTACAGTGCTAAACTGGTGGCTGTAAGGTTCCGGTACCTGTTGGTGAATCAGCTTCATAGCTCTATGTCTTGTTTTCTAAACTACATTTTAGCATGtacacagtttttcttcagACTAGAGGAGGTGGAGTCAGTGCGAGAGGGAGTTTGGGCTTGGGAACGCCGTGAACGGAGTTTCAGACATCACGCACAGCTCTGACTCAGCCTATAATAAATGGAGACATAAACATCCAAAATCAttgctttttttgtatttgagaAACAGTCAATCATTCTGGAAAAATGTTGAACTGTGTTTCGACTCACTCAGCGTTGCTTCTCACCTgagtatctctctctttctcctttggAACCCGATGCCGCTTTTTCTTCACTCCACATGCTGATTGGTTGGTGACGGATGGGCAAGCGCCATCGTCTTCTCCAGGGGTTCCGTCTATACTGACCCCGCCCTCGTCCTGTTGAAATGTGTGACATGGTAGGAGTGTGTGATAATCCTTATTAGTGTTTTTATCGTTAGTGTTGCTATGTTATTATACATGATGTGTCTCACCTCTAGTGGTATTGTGAGCTCAGCCTTCCTGTAATCGTCTCCGTATGCATCCAAGGTCTTCATGAGGAATCTGACGCATACACTCACATTAATATCTCTGCATATAATACTGTCATTTAAATTTTTCCCACACTCTACTCATTTGTATTCCTAAATCATAGCAGTATATCTTATTAATAAATCATCCCGACATAGGATTCGTCTtaccttctctctttcttcattcTACGTGTGAGTCTCTGGACGTGGTGAAGGCGAGCAAGGGTCCTCTCGTTCACCTGAGAGCGCACaaatcacacatttacacacagacaagaTTATAACGATACACACACGAAACATCCCGAAAGGCGCTCACGCACTTGCTCGAGCTCCTTGACCCTTTTGCCCAGAGCCTGATATTTCTTCTTGTCAACGTCACTTGTGTCCTTCTGTACGTCTTGAGAAGGTCCTCCACTCTCTAAGATCTCAGTGGCTCCTGAAGACAGCTCGACTCCTGCAGCCTCAAGTTCAGCCTCCAGGATGTGACCACCGAAAAGAGGAGGCAAAGCAAGGCCTGAGAAATCCTCCATCATCTACATACGACATGAAGATATGATATATGCTCTGATATGATAGTTAGATATAAACACATAAGATATAAGAACATTTTGACTCTCATACATAACTTGTACAACAACACACTCGGAAATGTGTGTATTCGTCTGAATTCAGCGACTTTAAACCACCATAACTGCAAATAACTGCGTTTAGTTTATTTACTTGTtgacaaacaacacaaacaaaaacaagacttACTTTTAATGCTGCTAGCGAATGAGAGCCTAACTTTGTTGTCTGATCGGCATGTAACTGgcttcaatatatatatatattaagaaggaaataataataaaaattctataataattataataataatagcaataatatcAAACGGCTTTCCTGCAAGAGCGCCGACGGGTTACGTCGCATATTAATTACGTCACAGATTTATAATTTAAGCAGAGCGGGTAACGTTACCTAAATTCTCTATTTAATAGTGGTACAAGATGAATATACAACGATACTACAGTACTTGTTTGTCTAATAtagttgaacttttttttaattattattctttttttattctttttttttatttaaggttCATTGCGTCGCGTTTAAAATATGTCATTTCTTTCACCCAATCCGGAACGAGAACTGTCACAGAACTACATTTCCCAGTAGGAGCTGTAAACAGAACTACACGGTCCAACATGGCGGCAAGTAAGTGTTTAACCGCAAGCTAtctccttttgtgtttgtgatacGAAACTATAAATGTGgctgtgattattattagtgtattcGAGCTGAAAGGAAagtttaaatgtgctttaactTTACTGTCAATCGATATGGtgggtatgtttgtgtataatggTGTGTTTTTGAGTCGGAAGTGACCTTGGGGCTGGTGGTGTTGTGCAGtctgttatgctatgctaggttatgttatgctaggttatgttatgctaggttatgttatgctaggttatgttatgctaggttatgttatgctaggttatgttatgctaggttatgttatgctaggttatgttatgctaagttatgctatgctatgctatgttatgctatgctggGTTATGCTAGGTTATGTTATACTATATtgctatgctaggttatgttatgctatgttatgatgggttatgttatgctaggttatgctaggttatgctatgctaggttcattaattcattcattttctactgctttatccgaacttctcgggtcacggggagcctgtgcatctcaggcgtcattgggcatcaaggcaggatacaccctggacggagttatgctaggttatgttatgttatgctatgctatgctatgttaTGTTAGGTAATATCTGTCTGTAGTCTTTTTTTAGATAAGACAAAGTTAATCTGAAGGtgtattaattcattattaaaggTAGTTAATTATGAATTATATTGCCTGCTAATGGATTTAATCTGTATCACACGTGTTTATGGTTTCAGTCGGAAAGTTCCTGAGAAACGCCTGGAATAAGGAGCCTGTTGTGACAACAGCCTGTGGCATCGGCATCGCTGGTGGGTGCTGTAATGAATCTGACCTCTGATCATTTTCACTTCAGTCCCGTTGCAGTCCTTTTAGTTTGTTCTGCTACTTAAAGGAGGAGCTCATAACGGAGGGCATTTTTTTGGGGCAACTTTTTGGGGAAAACacctgttgtgaaaaatcttgaAACTCCAGAATGTAAAGTATTATGCCTTTATAACCACACGGGTCAAAGTTTTAACAAAAAaggatgtttattgtaatcataaacttagtaaaagtagcCAGGCTCAGTGCTCTCAGGCATAGGAGAagtaggagtgtaatctggGGATCCAGGTTCAGACTCAGAGGGAGAAGATGCTGAAGCCGGGGAAAGAGGGCGAaaggaggagatggaggagaagcAGGAGTTCCAAGCTCAGGGCGGCAAggttcagcatgaggacagccGTCAGTCTGAGTTCTCTGATCAACGAGGTCAGAAAAAGGGGTTTGGGTGGAGAAAGTATGAGTCAGAGGTTTCTTCACAATGTGTGATGGCGTGAAAGGATGCTCAGGGAGTTCAGGAGAACAGAGCTGTTCCAGAGATTGTGCTGACTAAGGTTGAGGATCTAAGGGAAAAGGGGAACCTGACCTTTAGTAGAAatagaggaactaaggcttaaaatatgcgtgtgcaagcccagtctggaaagtgacagacagagatcaTAACAAAGTTCATAAGTTTAGCaagcttaaggagtcaacatAGAACTCCACttatatacaaagcaacattataaacaGCAAGGGCTCGGCAAAAATagcaatacaacataaccaatataagTAAGAACTTTCATCATTCAATTCAGACTCataaagtataaacatataaccaattaattatataatcagtagaaatcatatacagtatagaatcgcaagaaaagaaatgaggaaactACCGGTTGAATACATATAAATGTCCAGTTTGAATATTGTGTAAATCTCGAcagccccttttttttttttttttgattccAGATACATGAAATTGCACCACTGTAACATTCAACAGTGTTATTGCCTATTAGTCTGTGCCTTTAAAGGTACTGACTAAACTGGGATGCAAAATAAGACCATCAGCCAGGTGTGAACACTACGCTAGAgggttttatttgaataataataataataataataatacaaagtaTTAGCACAcaaaattgtgtatttttaatatttctctATGTTTCAAGGGGAAAGTTTGACTTCTGGGTTCTTACTGAGGTTGTGAAGGTTTATACTGCTTTACTCCACAAATATGCGCCAGTGTCATGCGATTATATTTCTAGTTGATCTTTCTTTGTATAATTTGATGTTTTTCGCAGCTCTGATCCTGCCGCTAGTGAGCCCGTACACCAAATACACGGTGATGTTGAACAAAGCGACACCTTACAACTACCCAGGTGAGCAGGtggaaataaaatcacagtACACGTAACTTCAGTGTGCTTTTgcagtcatattttattttgcatcCTCAGTAGTAACTCTGACTCGTTTCCTTTCAGTTCCTGTACGAGATGATGGCAACATGCCTGACATTCCCGCTCACCCGTGTGACCCACAGGGCAGAAACTTGGATTGGTTCAAAAACATGTAATAACATTTCCTCTGCAGCCCTGAACCTGTACAgatctctccttccttcccaaGTACTGTGTCAATAAAGAACCTTTATTTAATActttgtttcttatttctttttttttcatcagtgaACTTGTATAGTATAAGATGTTTTCTACATAACAGCAAGTAATCACTGGGTTAATGATGAAGTGTGAATGATTAGTTGGAGATGTTGAAACCCAGGCAtcaaactttatatatatatagtttgcaGTCCTCATTGGTGGCTCATTTTGTTAGTGAAGGTGTATAAGGTAGACGGTGATGCTGAAACTGAAGCCTCAAAACCTGAATAGGGTAAAGACAAAACAGCAAGTAATGTGTTGTAATTggagacaaaaacatttttgtaaatttgatTATTGATGAAGTAAATTGAAAACAAATggtatatattcattcattcattcattcattatccaaacttctcgggtcacggggagccaggcgtcatcgggcatcgaggcagggtacacccaggacggagtgccaacacatcacagggcacacacacactctcattcactcacacactcacacactacggacaattttccagagatgccaatcaacctaccatgcatgtctttggaccgggggaggaaaccagagtacccggaggaaacccccgaggcacggggagaacatgcaaactccacacacacaaggcggaggtgggaatcgaacccccaaccctggaggtgtgaggtgaacatgctaaccactaatccaccatgCCCCCCAAATAAATCACCTGcgtgtttttaaagaaaactgaaATGAGCCTCAAACCGTGAACCTCCGTCATGAGAGCACTACATGTGAGCTCTTTACCGCTACACTACAGGAGGTTCAATCCAGGACCTTCGAGACATGGTGgacagacacggacacacacacatacacacagggagagagagagagctataatTAAATGTCCTTATAAGCAATTCTTTATAAGAATTCCACCACGACATTTGAAGTATCACAGTAATCCAATATTggttgagaattttttttatttgaattcatACACATCGTGTTAGCAAACTATCATCATGACAAAACTGTACAACACgtttaagttgttttttttttgcaatcaaTTAGCGTCGATATCAAACAGATACAATCGTAATTCGACTTATCTTTCACACTCTTAATTAATACGTCTTAATTAATACGTCTTGAAGATTAGTTTCATTTTCTTTGCTAAAATCCTAACAAATCccttcaaaaaaaaaccaaaacaacacaATTCATAATAATACTGAAAACGAAGAGATTACAACAAGATCAAAATCACAGTTCTTCCGTGAAAACATGTTCGTGTAGAAAATGTGCGTCATGTTTATCAGAAACGTTTGAACGTTTTGTTCGTACAGCAGTGATTTAGAGAAGGAAATGCGGATCGGTGGAAGCCGTCACAGTCAACAGGTTTTAGATGATTTAGGCACAGACaggcaaaataataataataactagaacatacatttcctgaagaaaatgtgaatggtgcttgtgtgtggcaagttcccctcatcgtgctgagtgttttgatatgtcacatgtccatgttgtaaaaagttttttgattttgcatattttgggggcggggctgcgggacaatcgaaaggccagtcggtacaccaatttaaacctttgttcagagtatcaccctaaaggagctggccgagtttggtgtagatagttcaaaagctttccgagttataaacctccaaagtttataatgggagtctatggttaaaaaaggccattttgagacccggtaccagaagtactggtactcggatcgcttagaaaagtcatagcacacctctcctcaatgagtcggtcaatttgacacctcattcatgggttgaagacaaaagctgcgggacaagttacgcgccgaagttttgtccggaagagtATGCACGatagtaagaatgttgctttgcaagcaccattaataataatccaaaaaaaattCTATGTAAAATTTGATACGTAGATATATGTGAAATTTATACAGGCATCATgtaccagcttttttttttttttaagattctaCTGTGATATACTTTCTTATAAATCATATAATactctccaaaaaaaaatatgtagaaataaaaacatttctaatatGTAACCGCATTGTGCGTGTTAAAAATTCCAACATAGtgtattactatatatatatatatatataggcacaTGACTACATATGACATAAACATCCCAACATCTGGCTCCAATTTTATTTAAACCGCAGACCAAAATAAAAACGACACcgaataattaaatttaaattaaaagagTTAATATTTTCAGTGATTTTTGCTTTGCACTTCCTTTAAAATCTCaacaaaagttaaaaaacaaaaaagtaattgAGATAAAAAATCATTTGGAGATGTTTAATTAATCATAAGACTTCAAATGAGCTAAATAATCTAACATGATCACATCTAATGTTTCAGCGATCAATTTCTTTCCTCAGATGTAAGAACTGAAACTCACAAATCAGACACAAtttctgatttaaataaaacatgaaaaaaaaaaaagagtgcttTTTGGGATGACAGTCTAATACATTTACACATAAATTGTTTCAAATTGCTTTCATCGTTATTGCAAATACGCAATAACAAACCTTATACGCTAACCTCTCCTATGCGGTTTCGCTAGCATTCACGACTATTAGCTAACAGCTAGCTAATAACTGACTCTAGGAACAGAACGACCGCTAATCACCACAAACTCTCTCCAATAAAGAGAAAGCAAgccaacaaaaataaaatatctgatcaaattcctcctcctcctcctccggcGACACATCCACACTTTCCAGGACTTTTTTCATCACTTTCCGAAGTTGCCGTCATTCTCCGTACGTTCTTAACCTTCACAGATTTCACCCGAACACTGTTGTGTAAATGCCGTATTGTTAACATTGTACAGCTTGATCACATTATCAACCCACACAAAATATCCATATATGTGACTAATTCTGACTTTAATTTGGCTGATTTGAGTGGAGATCACAATCTACTACGACAATCGGCAATGTCGATAATCTTAAACCTTATAAATGTTACCAAACATCATTTATATTCATGGAAATATTTCCCTTACAGAATGCAGGATTCTCACAGTATTGACCCGGTGCTTGGCCCCCTATAATTGCTGTACTGTTAATACTGTTACCATAGTGaagtttatttttgtataacatACAGGGGTTGGACAAAATAATGTGAACACCCATTGTTATAAGGGTTAATATGATTTGTGTAGGCTACAATGGACAGGAATTCATCAGCAAAGAAGAAAAGTGGATGAAAATCCAGACCATAATACATTAGGAAGGACAGAAACCAAATGTCTGAACTTCAACATCTGCCCTGGCCAGCTCAATCACCTGATGTGAATCTGATCAAACCAGTGTGGGAAATTTTGGAGAGAAGTTTGAGAAGCAGGTTCCGTACTCCAACCTCTCTAAAGCAACTAGAAGATCTTCTGCTAGATGAATTGTTCAAAATTCCACTTATTCAGAATAAGTGGGTTGGGAAGCTGTATTAAATGCAAATGGTGGTCCAAGAGAGATTACACGTTTCATTTGTGTTCACATAATCTTGTCTCCTGTAACTCCTGTAAATCCCTGCTtatgttactatggaaacaacgACGTGTACGAAAGAAACGCAAATAGTATGCCTGTGATTTGCAGCAATGAATCAGCAATGCAgcaatgaatcaacaccttctgaatCCAGGACATGAACCTACGTCCGTAAACCCTCAATATCTCAACAACCAAAAGACGCCAACAAGACAACATACCGACCTTCTGCATTTTTACTTCCTGGATCCTTTCTGAAACTTAATACTGTACTTTATAAAATCAGATAACGTCTACATTCACTAAATACGTCAGCAGAACTTAGAGGATATGTAATTATCCAAAATGGCTCAAGGCACAAAACACAAATCTCCACATTAAGTCGGTAGACAGGCGACGGAAGGATACGAGCTAGCTAACACTGGAGAGCTACAATTCTAATGAAGCTAGCTAGCTTTTGTGAGAAATGCTAATGTTTGAGAAAAAATTGTAAttatctattatattttaatcatttgcAAAAATTTTATAGACAACTGTAATTCGCTAGCATATCATTAACAGAAAGCTACAATGCAACTATGTGgtatttaaaatgattctgGAATTAGCGAGCTACGTTCCGTGATATTTTGTAACACCCGTCATTCTAATTGCTAACGTACAATTCTAATTCACAGGAATATTTTTGAAAGACAATTGTATCTGTAATACAGCTAGCTGACATCTGAGAGAAAACCAATTCGCTAGCTAATGATTGTGAGACGCTGGGAATGTAgtctgaaaagaaaaagtctGACAGAAAATTAGAGCATAGCTAACTTATGTATGAAAATTTCAAATCACCGATATTAGATCGAAATGTAGCTAGCTTATATTTGAGAGAAAACTGAAATAATCTTGCTAGCATTTGATAGAGATTTGTAACTCATtagctttattttattgtattttattatctgaGAGAAAATGGAACTAGCTGCAAAATATTCGATTATACAATTCTAATTCGTTGGCTTAGAACTGACAGGAAGCTGTAacgtaacaaaaaaaaaatactttattgtAACTAGCTTTCATTTGAAAGAATATTTTGCAACAATTCTCTAGCTAACTTATGAGAGAAAATCTGTAATAATTAGCCGGCTAAAATTTGATAGACGATTCTAATTCATTAACGAATTCCTGAGAGACGAAGTGTAACGCAGACTAGCTCTCAAACGAGCGGAAAACAAATCTGCTAGCTAACGTTTTAGAAATATAGCTAGCTATAGCTATCAGAGATAATGAGTCAAAACACAATGTCAGCATCAGTGACTTTTTTAAAGCAGTGACACAGGCATGTACCTGT harbors:
- the mrpl51 gene encoding 39S ribosomal protein L51, mitochondrial, giving the protein MSVLGSLLNTGMSLWRSSLQLCTTHLHTGTCLRVRMHAIPPLKQVDRWTEKRSMFGVYDNIGILGDFKAHPKQLIKGPVWLRGFRGNEYQRLTRKKRMVGDRMMTEDKLILEKRLRFLYRRFNRYGKHR
- the tfpt gene encoding TCF3 fusion partner; this encodes MMEDFSGLALPPLFGGHILEAELEAAGVELSSGATEILESGGPSQDVQKDTSDVDKKKYQALGKRVKELEQVNERTLARLHHVQRLTRRMKKERRFLMKTLDAYGDDYRKAELTIPLEDEGGVSIDGTPGEDDGACPSVTNQSACGVKKKRHRVPKEKERDTQAESELCVMSETPFTAFPSPNSLSH
- the ndufa3 gene encoding NADH dehydrogenase [ubiquinone] 1 alpha subcomplex subunit 3 isoform X3; translated protein: MAAIGKFLRNAWNKEPVVTTACGIGIAALILPLVSPYTKYTVMLNKATPYNYPVPVRDDGNMPDIPAHPCDPQGRNLDWFKNM
- the ndufa3 gene encoding NADH dehydrogenase [ubiquinone] 1 alpha subcomplex subunit 3 isoform X1, translating into MCFNFTVNRYVGKFLRNAWNKEPVVTTACGIGIAALILPLVSPYTKYTVMLNKATPYNYPVPVRDDGNMPDIPAHPCDPQGRNLDWFKNM
- the ndufa3 gene encoding NADH dehydrogenase [ubiquinone] 1 alpha subcomplex subunit 3 isoform X2, with the translated sequence MLCYVMLVGKFLRNAWNKEPVVTTACGIGIAALILPLVSPYTKYTVMLNKATPYNYPVPVRDDGNMPDIPAHPCDPQGRNLDWFKNM